In Planococcus versutus, the DNA window TAAAAACAAACACTTCGTTTTTCACCAAAGAGGAAAACGCATAGAAACAAAAAAGCCTATCTGTTGAATGCTAGAGAATTTGCAATTAACGTTGAGGCAATAGGAGTGAACTGGCATGAAACACGAGATTTCATATATAAAAAGAATATGTTTACACTGGGAGGACTTAACTCGAATTGAAAAAATAGTACGCTTACCACTCTTCATTTTAAATCATAAAAAATCATCCTGTTAACACTCGCAACTTGATAAAATAAAAAAGAACCTTGCTTTCGCAAGGTTTTCAGACTGTAGACAAAGTCTTATTAAACTGAATAGTGATGTATAATCTCCAACTGGGCTGGCCACTTCGCTTTCCGGTGGGCTCAGCTTCAGCCTCCTCGTCACTGACGTTCCTGCGGGGTCTTCAGCTTTCGCTGTCCCACAGGAGTCTTCGTGGACCAGCCTAGTTGGAGGGTTCCGCTTCAATCAAAGTGAGATTATTTAGTCCATTTCACAATAAAAATACATGATCAAGCCTTTTCATATGCTCCTGCATCGCTGCGCAAAGCCACTGCCTAAAGCGTCCGCTTGGTGCGGAGAATCCTAGATGCATACAAAAAATGAATAATCATTCTTTTGTCTACAAGCTAAGAACCTTGCTTTTGCAAGGTTCTTTTTTTATTTTTTAAACGACCGGATGACGTCTTTAAATTTGAGGCGGTTCCCGTAGTTTAATGAACCAAACTTGTAAATGTGAATGGACAACGCAGCAAATAATACGACTGTTAACACCATGATTGCACTGGAAATTAACAGAGATATCATCGGTACACTTGTCAGCATGTAACGAATCGGCATCGTAAATAACGAGATAAATGGAATAAACGACGTGACTTTCACGACGGTGTTATCCGGTACGTTCATTGCGAACGTTGCAGCGAGATAAGCCAAGACAAACAAGAACGTAATCGGCGTAACGGCAGAGTTTACATCTTCCACTTTTGAAACCAAACTTCCTAAAGCAGCATAGATAAACAAGTACAAGATGTACCCTAACACTGAAAACAAAATGTAGATCAGTAGCACATCTATTGTCATGGATCCTTGAACCATGTCCAGAAGGACTTCAGGGTAATTCTCTTTATTGAGCATAAATCCAATGACACCAAATACAATGAGAGATGCGACTTGTAAAATACCAGTCAGTCCCACTGCTCCTACTTTTCCAAGTATCAATGTTCGTGGGTTGCTCGATGTGATGAGCAGTTCCATCGTACGTGAGTCTTTTTCTCTTGCTACGGATGTTGCCACGTTTGCTCCGTACAAAAGAATGAGCAAATACATCGTAATCATGACAGCAAACGCAATCGCTGTTCCTGATCCAGCGTCTTTACCTAGATAGACGGTTTCTTGTTCGATGGGTTGATTTAAAATTTCGCGTACTTGTTGACTATCCAATCCTTTTTCATCAAATAATCGATTTTCATTCAGTTGTTTTAATTGTGACTCAAAAGCCATTTGTTCAGTTGAAAACGTTTTGCTGTCGTAGGAGATATAGGTATAGCGGTCGTAATCTTCAACGACAAATCCAGAAGCTACATCTTCTCTTTGAACTGCTTTTTTTAGTTCCTCTTCCGTCGAATAGGTTTCTTCACCTAACACGGGACTGAGGGATTCTTTGAGCTCCCCACTTTCGTATACTAACGTAAATTCCTCAGCCGCTTCATCGGCATCTTCTTGTGTTTCGTCACCTTCAAACCAAATCATAAAAGTGGGAATCGTCGTGATGAGCAAAACGATTACGCACATGATGGCTGTTGTCACGAGTAGGCTTTTCTTTTGGATCATTCCACGCAATTCGAAGTTAAAAACAGTTTTAAGTTTTTTCATTTTGATCACCTGTTTTCTCAATGAAGATTTCTTGAAGACTCGGTAAATACTCCATAAACATCGTCAGCTCTATTCCTTGGCTGAATACCCCTTCGACAAATGACCGTTTTGTTTCATTTGGATGGAGCGTTAAAATAATATCTTCTTTTTCCATTGTGTAATCATACGCTGTTAAAAAGTCTAGATGTTGCGGATCCGCGACTCTCAACCGAAGCTTTCCTTCGCCCATTTCTTTTCTAATGTCATTTAAATCGCCACTCAACACAATTTTACCGCCATTGATAATAGCAATGTCATCGCAAAACGACTCGATATACCCCATTTGATGGGAAGAAAAGATAATGATTCGATCTTCTCGAATGTAATTTAATAAAGAATCTTGAAACATTTTTGAGTTGACCGGGTCTAAACCCGAAAACGGTTCATCCAAAATTAAAATATCCGGTTCACAAATAAAGGCTTGTGCAATTTGAACTTTTTGCTGATTGCCTTTGGACAATGTCTCAAGCTTTTGGTCTAAATAAATCGCAATACCGAATTCTTCAGCCCACTTTTCCATCGAATGCTGAGCCTCTTTTTTGCTAGCACCCCGCAGTTCTGCGAAATAAACCAATTGGTCTTTTACTTTAAATTTCGAATACATTCCACGTTCTTCAGGCAAATACCCGATTCTATGATCGGTCGGTTTAAATTCTTTGCCATCCATCAGTATTGATCCACTATCTCCTTCAAACACGTCCATCAAAATTCGCATAGAAGTTGTTTTCCCAGTACCATTTCTTCCTAAGTATCCAAAAATTTGTCCTGAGTTAATCGTTAAGTTAATCCCTTTTAATACATGTTTGTCGTTAAATGATTTGTGTAACTCTTTTATGACCAAATCCATTTTGACACCTCCATAAAATAAATATGCTTGTTTTTAAAAGATTCGCTCTTTTACATCTTAGACTCCATCTTAACATAAAATAATTTCCATGTGACGATAGATGGACACATAGAAAAGTAAGCATTACCCAGACTTTACCGTACTTTTGTTAGATTGATTAACAATAAAAATGGCATTAAAAAACCATTAAAATAGGGATTCACTCAAACAAAAGCGCACCCGTCTTGAGCTTTAACTGACTCTAAGATTGGTGCGCTTTTTATAAAATTTTATAATTAATTATCGATTTCATCGATTTCCTATACCGTTTAAATAGATTTTCTTAAATGACATCACAGCACAGGGCAACTTACTTGGATGCTCTGTTTTGAGAAAGTTTGGATTTGTTTTTATTTAATATCTTGTGTTAGCTAGTTGGTTTTGGAAAAAGGGCTTTCCCGTTTTTAACTAATGTCCAGATGCTCACAACTAGCAAGATCACAATTCCACCTATCAGAACAGCTTGAATGGTCGTCGACATGGACGGTGTTAGGACTCCACTATTATAAGCGCTATAGATGCCGAAGAAAGCCCAGGCAATCGGAAGTGGAAATGCTGCATTTTTGTACAACGCTCCGTAGAAGAGAACAAAGCCAATAGCAACAAACAAAATAGCGATTGTCCAAATCGAATCAGAAATGCCAAAGCCCTCCCACTGTAGTTGCACTAAAAATAACGAAATGTTCACAATGGTCGCGATGAAAACCCATGAAGCGTAAAGTGTAAAACTAATTCCTGCAAGTGTACTTGGAAATTGAGAGCGATTGATTGTGATCCTTTTTACGATAAAAATCAATGAGAATAACAGTCCAAAAATCAAGATCGTTGAAATGCCTAACAATTCGTAAGAAAACGTAACGATCCATGCCATATTAAATAACGCACTTGCGATAAAGAGTGGCGATGTCAATCGAATTAATTTGCCTACGTGTTGATCTTTTCGCTTAATAAAGAAATAAACCAATGTTACCAGCAGCAAGGTATAAATAATTCCCCAAATTGAAAACGTAAACGGTGCAGGTGAAATAAGCGTCATGTATTTATCAGATAAATCTTTTTGACTCATCCCATTAAAAAACCCGGACGATCCTAAGTAATTTATTCCTAAAGTTAAAAAATAAAAAACCAAATTCAAAACGGCGTAGAGCTTTGTTTTCTTGCGTGTCTTTTCTTCCATTTAAGTTGTGCCTCCTTAAGTTGTATTGTTGTTCTTAAAAGGGATTGAGATTTTAAAGCTAAGACTGGCGAGGCATGTAACACTAGTGATCTTGTTTTCTTACTTGTTACGGTAGAGAATTCCCTTATTTTTCTTCTATTAAACTA includes these proteins:
- a CDS encoding ABC transporter permease; amino-acid sequence: MKKLKTVFNFELRGMIQKKSLLVTTAIMCVIVLLITTIPTFMIWFEGDETQEDADEAAEEFTLVYESGELKESLSPVLGEETYSTEEELKKAVQREDVASGFVVEDYDRYTYISYDSKTFSTEQMAFESQLKQLNENRLFDEKGLDSQQVREILNQPIEQETVYLGKDAGSGTAIAFAVMITMYLLILLYGANVATSVAREKDSRTMELLITSSNPRTLILGKVGAVGLTGILQVASLIVFGVIGFMLNKENYPEVLLDMVQGSMTIDVLLIYILFSVLGYILYLFIYAALGSLVSKVEDVNSAVTPITFLFVLAYLAATFAMNVPDNTVVKVTSFIPFISLFTMPIRYMLTSVPMISLLISSAIMVLTVVLFAALSIHIYKFGSLNYGNRLKFKDVIRSFKK
- a CDS encoding ABC transporter ATP-binding protein translates to MDLVIKELHKSFNDKHVLKGINLTINSGQIFGYLGRNGTGKTTSMRILMDVFEGDSGSILMDGKEFKPTDHRIGYLPEERGMYSKFKVKDQLVYFAELRGASKKEAQHSMEKWAEEFGIAIYLDQKLETLSKGNQQKVQIAQAFICEPDILILDEPFSGLDPVNSKMFQDSLLNYIREDRIIIFSSHQMGYIESFCDDIAIINGGKIVLSGDLNDIRKEMGEGKLRLRVADPQHLDFLTAYDYTMEKEDIILTLHPNETKRSFVEGVFSQGIELTMFMEYLPSLQEIFIEKTGDQNEKT
- a CDS encoding tryptophan-rich sensory protein; this translates as MEEKTRKKTKLYAVLNLVFYFLTLGINYLGSSGFFNGMSQKDLSDKYMTLISPAPFTFSIWGIIYTLLLVTLVYFFIKRKDQHVGKLIRLTSPLFIASALFNMAWIVTFSYELLGISTILIFGLLFSLIFIVKRITINRSQFPSTLAGISFTLYASWVFIATIVNISLFLVQLQWEGFGISDSIWTIAILFVAIGFVLFYGALYKNAAFPLPIAWAFFGIYSAYNSGVLTPSMSTTIQAVLIGGIVILLVVSIWTLVKNGKALFPKPTS